The following is a genomic window from Arthrobacter sp. NicSoilB4.
ACAAGCTCCTGATAGCCCTCCGGTGCCGGCGTGTCCCCCAGCATCAGGGCGCGCAGCCGGCCGAGCCCGACGCCGAGCAGGTGCTCGGCCAGGAGTTCGGCGTCGACCTTGGGGCTCGAGACGCCGGCGGCGGCCAGGGTGGCGGTGGCCTCGCGGACCGCGTCCGCGAGGCTCAGACCGGTTCCTTCTGTCGTCAAGACGGCGGCCGGACTAGTCGCCGATGGCGTCGAGGCGGGCCTGTTCGTCCATCTCGATGGCCGACTGGATGACCGGCTCCAGGTCGCCGTTCATGACCTGGTCCAGGTTGTAGGCCTTGTAGCCGGTGCGGTGGTCCGCGATCCGGTTTTCCGGGTAGTTGTAGGTACGGATGCGCTCGGAGCGGTCCATGGTGCGGATCTGCGACTTGCGCTGGGCCGAGTTTTCGGCGTCGATCTGCTCCTGCTGGTGCGCCAGGATGCGGGCGCGGAGGACGCGCATGCCGGCCTCCCGGTTCTGCAGCTGCGACTTCTCGTTCTGCATGGCCACCACGATTCCGGTGGGAAGGTGGGTGATCCGGACGGCGGAGTCGGTGGTGTTAACGGACTGGCCGCCGGGGCCGGAGGAACGATAGACGTCGATCTTCAGATCGTTCTGGTTGATCTCGAGCTCTTCGGGCTCGTCCACTTCCGGGAGCACCAGCACGCCGGCGGCCGACGTGTGGATGCGGCCCTGGGATTCCGTCACGGGAACGCGCTGCACACGGTGCACGCCGCCCTCGAACTTGAGCCGCGCGTAGACGCCCTCGGCCGGATCGTTGGAGCTGCCCTTGATGGCCACCTGGACGTCCTTGTAGCCGCCCAGGTCCGATTCGTTGGCAGAGATCATTTCGGTCTTCCAGCC
Proteins encoded in this region:
- the prfA gene encoding peptide chain release factor 1, giving the protein MFESVQGLLDEHDAIQAQLGDPAVYADQKLARKLGRRSAQLNGIVEAYHAWHGIQDDLAAAKEMADEDPEFAAEVPELEESLETAAAKLRRLLIPRDPDDARNVILEVKGGEGGDEAALFAADLLRMYTRYAESRGWKTEMISANESDLGGYKDVQVAIKGSSNDPAEGVYARLKFEGGVHRVQRVPVTESQGRIHTSAAGVLVLPEVDEPEELEINQNDLKIDVYRSSGPGGQSVNTTDSAVRITHLPTGIVVAMQNEKSQLQNREAGMRVLRARILAHQQEQIDAENSAQRKSQIRTMDRSERIRTYNYPENRIADHRTGYKAYNLDQVMNGDLEPVIQSAIEMDEQARLDAIGD